The Microcoleus sp. FACHB-831 genome segment AGCTGTTGTTTGCGGTATAGCTTTGCTGTTTGCTGTCTCTGGTCGTAACATAAGCGACGAAACGGTTGGAGGCATTGGCATTGGTATATTTTGGGCTATAGGCGGAGTATTAGCGTCACTCTTCAGCGTCTTTGTGGCTTTCCGCTACACTGGCATATCCAAAGCTCTGCGATCGCCCAATACAGCAAAACATCCTAAGAAGGCTGACGTAACTCAACTCCTGCGTCTTGGTGTAATTGCGGGTTTGGCGGGGATGTTATTGGGCATACTCGGTGCTGGCTCGACTCTGGGAGTGCTAGTAGCAAAATCTGTATCAATGCCTCAACTAAGTGTGGCAGCCTACGACCCTAGTAAGAGCATTCGCGGACTTGATGTTTTTGTAGCGATGGCGAACCTTATTGTTATTACTGCTAACTTTCTGGGTACGGTCGCGCCGCTTTGGATGTTGAATTGGCTGCATCGGGATTAGGGCATTGAAGTCTGGAGTCGGGAGCCTGAAGTCTGGAAATGCCACATACGCCATTTCCTAATTCTCATAACCGAACGTCAGAAGACGGTAAACACTGTATTTAAAAGATTAAAACGCTTGTTACAGTTCGTTACGATAAGAACATAGAGAGGTAAACGAATCCTCTCCAAGATGCGAGCGATCGCGTCTGTACAATTGGAGGTAGCCTTATGAACGGCACGATTCGCGTTGGCAATCTATTTGGTATTCCCTTTTACGTCCATCCATCCTGGTTCTTCATCCTTGCCTTAATGACTTGGAGTTATGGAGGAGGACTGTCGGCTCAATTTCCAGGACTGGGCGGATCGTTATCATTGCTACTGGGATTGATTGCCTCGCTATTGTTGTTTGCCTCTGTTTTAGCGCATGAATTGGGACACAGCTTCGTCGCCATGCGCCAGGGTATTGAAGTTAAATCCATCAATTTGTTTATATTTGGTGGTTTGGCAAGCTTAGAAAAAGAGTCAAAGACTCCAGGCGAGGCGTTTTGGGTCGCGATCTCTGGCCCTCTAGTTAGCTTAGTTATATTTGCTCTGCTGACTGCCATTAACTACAGCACAGCTATTTCCGGGCCATTTGCAGCAGTTCTAGGACTGCTAGCCTCCATCAACTTGGCGCTGGCACTTTTCAACTTAATTCCTGGCTTACCTTTGGATGGTGGTAATATCCTCAAGGCGATAGTCTGGAAAATAACAGGCAATCCTTATAAAGGTGTTGTGTTTGCTGGTCGAGCTGGTCAATTTTTGGGTTGGATTGCGATTAGCTTGGGCGTGTTAGCAATCTTGGGAATTAGCAGTGTCGGCAGCTTC includes the following:
- a CDS encoding DUF3611 family protein, which gives rise to MQTKSDSHSVAPAKQGIAAALRAFGWICFWLELVLAVVCGIALLFAVSGRNISDETVGGIGIGIFWAIGGVLASLFSVFVAFRYTGISKALRSPNTAKHPKKADVTQLLRLGVIAGLAGMLLGILGAGSTLGVLVAKSVSMPQLSVAAYDPSKSIRGLDVFVAMANLIVITANFLGTVAPLWMLNWLHRD
- a CDS encoding site-2 protease family protein; the encoded protein is MNGTIRVGNLFGIPFYVHPSWFFILALMTWSYGGGLSAQFPGLGGSLSLLLGLIASLLLFASVLAHELGHSFVAMRQGIEVKSINLFIFGGLASLEKESKTPGEAFWVAISGPLVSLVIFALLTAINYSTAISGPFAAVLGLLASINLALALFNLIPGLPLDGGNILKAIVWKITGNPYKGVVFAGRAGQFLGWIAISLGVLAILGISSVGSFWTLFIGLFLLQNAGRATQYAKVQDLLSSLTAADAVIPNSSSVSSELSLREFVNEYVIGKPSRDEFLVTDENGQLIGAIAVKDLNAIPTSIWPQTYVRELIKPMQLSTTVKAERSLLEVVTMLEQQKLNQIPVIRDGVLVGIVEKASIQQLLMRQAQAKFA